The following coding sequences lie in one Aspergillus puulaauensis MK2 DNA, chromosome 3, nearly complete sequence genomic window:
- a CDS encoding uncharacterized protein (COG:S;~EggNog:ENOG410PIMW;~InterPro:IPR037460;~SECRETED:SignalP(1-19);~go_function: GO:0016788 - hydrolase activity, acting on ester bonds [Evidence IEA]) produces MRTLTTLLLAWLFIGPAVGRSHFQRKDPDINISISPASFLDKSSHAPRADTNSPTDLSWVKIWAALGDSFTAGIGAGQLYTWAVLTWHALGMTSLGLRYWNNGLVVSGISTFLPVAEIDHISTILQPNIRDILTELNNKVKKDGILVYTLYAQYFNTENEDCAEKHDWSFPSVAGFEALPLTVERREKFNKLVLNINNAIKEVVYEYNSNPDIGYRITTADWDVWPRQAVVGQFCVPGTGRDYPDEDQPDLHSFRPSLGSKEPGGHDGLKRRALMSRGTVNESEAQQYEAEIYNSMFYSSANPGADTIRSLEGRAPFPADCPGDDSWTYGFGLPDRWGKWFHPNELGHRTIASFVLEAIFAQRVKILGVTNEACTDTMDRTYKIYCDEVNLLGDSDERVFYDNTPDGHRYRIFRTDSSSEFSVENCKSAFKSWFIAAGLAAH; encoded by the exons ATGCGCACTCTTACTACGCTTCTCCTGGCGTGGCTCTTCATAGGCCCTGCAGTCGGCCGCTCTCATTTCCAACGCAAAGACCccgacatcaacatctcaATTTCACCAGCCAGCTTCTTGGACAAATCCTCCCATGCCCCGCGCGCGGACACCAATAGTCCCACCGACTTGAGCTGGGTTAAGATTTGGGCAGCCCTCGGGGACAGTTTCACGGCAGGAATTGGTGCCGGTCAATTATACACATGGGCGGTGCTGACCTGGCATGCTCTCGGTATGACCAGTCTTGGCCTGCGGTACTGGAACAACGGTTTGGTAGTCAGCGGTATTTCAACTTTTCTGCCTGTAGCGGAGATC GACCATATCAGCACGATCCTGCAGCCGAACATACGCGATATCCTTACCGAGCTCAACAACAAAGTCAAGAAAGACGGTATCCTCGTGTACACACTCTATGCGCAATACTTCAACACTGAAAACGAAGACTGCGCAGAGAAACACGACTGGTCGTTCCCGAGTGTCGCAGGTTTTGAAGCCCTCCCACTCACGGTTGAACGGCGTGAAAAGTTCAACAAGCTCGTGTTGAACATCAATAATGCCATTAAGGAGGTTGTGTACGAGTATAATTCAAACCCTGATATCGGGTACCGCATCACAACCGCAGACTGGGATGTATGGCCTCGCCAGGCTGTCGTGGGCCAGTTCTGCGTCCCGGGAACCGGGCGTGATTATCCAGACGAGGATCAGCCTGATTTACATTCCTTTCGACCCAGCCTCGGGTCTAAAGAGCCCGGTGGGCATGATGGCCTCAAGAGGCGAGCTCTCATGTCTCGTGGGACAGTCAATGAGAGTGAGGCCCAACAATACGAAGCTGAAATATACAACTCGATGTTTTACAGCTCTGCAAATCCAGGTGCGGATACCATAAGAAGTCTGGAGGGTCGAGCTCCCTTTCCCGCCGACTGCCCCGGTGATGACAGCTGGACTTATGGATTCGGACTGCCAGATAGGTGGGGGAAATGGTTTCATCCAAACGAGCTCGGCCATCGCACGATAGCTTCGTTCGTGCTAGAGGCGATATTTGCTCAACGGGTCAAAATCCTAGGGGTCACGAACGAAGCCTGCA CAGACACGATGGACAGGACGTACAAGATATATTGCGATGAAGTGAACCTCCTGGGTGACAGCGACGAACGTGTTTTCTATGATAACACACCCGACGGCCATAGGTACCGAATTTTCAGAACCGACAGCTCAAGCGAATTCTCGGTAGAGAATTGCAAATCGGCTTTCAAAAGCTGGTTCATAGCTGCTGGTCTGGCAGCCCACTGA
- a CDS encoding uncharacterized protein (CAZy:GH18;~COG:G;~EggNog:ENOG410PI86;~InterPro:IPR011583,IPR029070,IPR001223,IPR017853, IPR001579;~PFAM:PF00704;~go_function: GO:0004553 - hydrolase activity, hydrolyzing O-glycosyl compounds [Evidence IEA];~go_function: GO:0008061 - chitin binding [Evidence IEA];~go_process: GO:0005975 - carbohydrate metabolic process [Evidence IEA]): MNDPGPTQTTFSDLAASEEKQNTFLESLVSFVLNNGFDGVDLDWEYPVADDRGGKPKDFDNFVTFIKRLRERLNRVPRQIGLSITLPASYWYPTGFDIVHLEPHVDFLNITTYDIRENQPRPGAPLALNLGLGFYGRSFTLSSPDCIQAGCGWSEGGRPGKCTNTTGILPATEVSRILKEGKGKPFQDKEAAVQIVVFDKDQWVAYDDVETLKMKLKFANKRFLGGTVVWAVDLDDGGLIGSLGTAMGKEKELVIDELFGDYDTDLGTNKTGQPPGA; the protein is encoded by the exons ATGAATGATCCAGGTCCAACCCAGACTACATTCTCCGACCTTGCTGCAtcggaagagaagcagaatacCTTCCTCGAGTCCCTTGTGAGCTTCGTACTGAACAACGGATTCGATGGTGTTGATCTAGATTGGGAGTACCCTGTTGCGGATGATCGTGGTGGCAAGCCAAAGGACTTTGACAATTTCGTGACTTTTATTAAACGCCTACGGGAGAGGCTGAATCGGGTTCCGAGGCAGATTGGACTATCTATTACTTTG CCCGCCTCATATTGGTATCCGACAGGATTTGATATTGTCCATCTCGAACCGCATGTTGACTTCCTAAACATAACGACCTACGACATTCGTGA AAATCAACCTCGCCCTGGAGCTCCTCTGGCGCTGAACCTCGGGCTTGGCTTCTATGGCCGCAGTTTCACCCTCTCGTCCCCGGACTGTATACAAGCAGGCTGTGGATGGAGTGAGGGCGGGCGGCCTGGCAAATGCACAAACACAACAGGCATTCTCCCCGCCACTGAGGTGTCGCGCATTCtcaaggaggggaagggaaagccaTTCCAAGACAAAGAGGCTGCGGTCCAAATCGTTGTCTTTGACAAGGACCAGTGGGTTGCGTATGATGACGTGGAAAccttgaagatgaagctAAAGTTCGCGAATAAGCGATTCTTGGGGGGCACTGTGGTTTGGGCTGTTGACTTAGACGATGGTGGCTTGATTGGGTCTTTGGGAACGGCCAtggggaaggaaaaggagctTGTTATTGATGAGCTCTTCGGCGATTATGACACGGATTTGGGAACCAATAAAACGGGGCAGCCTCCTGGGGCTtag
- a CDS encoding uncharacterized protein (COG:S;~EggNog:ENOG410PHVI;~InterPro:IPR014840;~PFAM:PF08729): MSTGPPAWSAQDEHESRSPVVETRPRRSRRKKDDDAETDRKEPTTKSARSKEKEKDNVKEKEKDQDKDKDKDKEKEKEKESKRSTRRPRDKSSSVSNNPTSTPSSSNPRKKPKLEATPPKQDPDTAPATATVPEAVPTAPASIPVSAPGGTASVPTPIPSPPIATAPSSSNHPQFPSQPQLQETRPLHPPSQPYLSSQPTPPQAPTPTTSPPAYPTMVSAPPSRPQSQPLAPPPQRSSGQNYDPIRSAFGTNSSAPASFSPPPRPVSPRPFRASASPAISSIIDPPQNGSPPQYAPRPYGSPKRGATSYPPTPVAHAVAPAHSPLPPSSSPYGHQSPYGPPAQTLPPQETQSHAQPVTSHPQAPQSIPEQKPSPSLVQQTQSEPTPMEVDNEPSATAAADKIPKKEVKPATAPSSKPPSPKPAKAAKEAPPLPQGSGLISNALFGMDDSSSDTPDQRTPNIIVHIPLKGHGNQIVNFARLAEEQYGFAALHPRLAAHKERMARVAAAGAALERNDRLGRGISAGESADEDLSLDVDRDSEADGEGAMSAAAAQNNEPSDGKKRRRRRKMEEYDRDDPFVDDTEMVWQEQAAASKDGFFVYSGPLVSEGEKVQVERADGTIKRGRGRGRGGRSRAPATTHQQLPLAAAIPISQETGLPVRGPGSRGGNVNRRPRMSKKAEQDKAGGAPTSHGRGGGNAGRGSSSTSTRGGKAQMVELAPRPSLAPAPPGMNPLAGPEIAMK, translated from the exons ATGTCAACTGGGCCGCCCGCTTGGTCGGCTCAGGACGAACACGAGTCGCGCTCTCCTGTTGTTGAAACCCGTCCCCGCCGGTCGCGTCGGAAGAaggacgacgacgccgaaaccGACCGCAAAGAGCCTACGACAAAGTCCGCGAGAtccaaggagaaggagaaggacaacgtgaaggagaaggagaaagaccaggacaaagacaaagacaaagacaaggagaaggagaaggagaaggagtcGAAACGGTCGACTCGTCGTCCGCGAGACAAATCCTCGTCTGTGTCCAACAACCCTACTTCTACCCCGTCCTCGTCCAATCCCCGCAAGAAGCCCAAGTTGGAAGCCACGCCGCCAAAGCAAGACCCCGATACGGCTCCTGCAACTGCTACGGTTCCTGAGGCTGTCccaacagctccagcatcaaTCCCGGTGTCCGCGCCCGGAGGTACTGCTTCAGTTCCTACCCCAATCCCAAGTCCCCCAATTGCGACTGCGCCGTCCTCATCGAACCACCCTCAATtcccatcccaaccccagctACAAGAGactcgccctcttcacccacCGTCTCAGCCGTACCTCTCCTCGCAGCCAACTCCCCCTCAAGCTCCAACGCCGACGACGTCACCTCCCGCATATCCGACGATGGTCTCTGCACCTCCGTCACGTCCCCAATCCCAGCCATTGGcgcctcctccccagcgGAGCAGTGGTCAAAATTATGATCCAATTCGATCTGCCTTTGGCACGAACTCGTCggctccagcttctttcagCCCTCCACCTCGACCCGTTTCGCCGCGGCCGTTTCGCGCCAGTGCCTCGCCCGCCATCTCTAGCATAATCGATCCCCCACAGAACGGATCGCCACCCCAGTATGCGCCGCGTCCGTACGGGTCACCGAAGCGAGGCGCGACAAGTTATCCGCCGACACCAGTTGCACATGCAGTTGCCCCAGCACATTCGCCATTACctccgtcatcgtcgccgtATGGGCATCAGTCTCCTTATGGGCCTCCTGCACAAACCTTGCCCCCTCAAGAAACCCAATCCCACGCTCAGCCAGTCACATCGCATCCTCAGGCGCCACAATCTATTCCCGAACAAAAACCGTCTCCATCACTTGTTCAGCAGACACAGTCGGAACCAACACCAATGGAGGTTGATAATGAACCCTCGGCCACTGCAGCCGCCGATAAGATACCCAAAAAGGAGGTCAAACCTGCTACGGCACCTTCATCGAAACCACCCTCTCCAAAGCCTGCAAAAGCGGCGAAAGAGGCTCCTCCCTTACCCCAGGGTTCGGGCCTTATTTCTAACGCTTTATTTGGCATGGATGATAGCTCCTCCGATACCCCGGATCAACGAACGCCCAATATTATTGTACACATACCACTCAAAGGGCATGGTAATCAAATTGTGAACTTTGCCCGCTTGGCCGAGGAGCAGTACGGATTCGCTGCCCTGCATCCACGATTAGCAGCCCACAAGGAACGCATGGCTCGTGTAGCCGCGGCGGGCGCTGCGCTCGAGCGAAATGATCGCTTGGGGCGAGGAATTTCAGCCGGGGAGAGCGCAGACGAAGACCTTAGCCTTGACGTTGATCGCGACAGTGAAGCTGACGGAGAGGGCGCAATGAgtgctgcagctgcgcaGAACAATGAACCTTccgatgggaagaagaggcgccgcaggaggaagatggaggaatatGATCGGGATGATCCGTTTGTGGACGATACCGAAATGGTCTGGCAGGAACAGGCCGCTGCAAGTAAGGACGGGTTCTTTGTATACAGCGGTCCCCTAGTAtctgaaggagagaaagtgCAGGTTGAGCG GGCGGATGGAACAATTAAGCGAGGGCGTGGGCGAGGGCGTGGCGGCCGCAGTCGCGCTCCTGCGACGACCCATCAGCAGCttccgctggctgctgcaatTCCGATTTCTCAAGAAACAGGTCTACCGGTCCGCGGTCCCGGGTCAAGGGGTGGCAATGTCAatcgtcgtcctcgcatGAGCAAGAAGGCAGAACAAGATAAAGCAGGTGGCGCACCGACATCCCACGGACGAGGCGGGGGTAACGCGGGTCGCGGTAGCTCATCAACAAGCACTCGAGGAGGCAAGGCCCAGATGGTCGAATTGGCACCTCGGCCAAGTCTTGCTCCTGCGCCGCCAGGAATGAACCCACTGGCAGGACCGGAAATCGCCATGAAATAG
- a CDS encoding RPAP1 family protein (BUSCO:EOG092606AD;~COG:K;~EggNog:ENOG410PI3M;~InterPro:IPR013930,IPR039913,IPR013929;~PFAM:PF08620,PF08621;~go_process: GO:0006366 - transcription by RNA polymerase II [Evidence IEA]) — MALHGERFELDLGSDTEDHSPASTSILSIPGVIGEIQERSPAAPPAPPTLKSASGFPAHRRRAKQSAFKQRQAQPKAAPAETEQPTSALQDDKTAIGEQNRQQLASMSDAQIKHEREELLSSLDPSLLERFLRRARIDDENPAPSSSTATMSDDTQTTAAPAPKPDPTPSSISQPKDNKKESNTPRIDESAPSKIPEDLHPAANFPHSGSVHFPTPPPGTTMPTLDPSSPSFLSDLQAHYFPNISHDHSSLSWLQPPSSEPDEPGAPPSSAYHPGSSAEAVHPAFLRFSLTGTILSPSTSLSLPTTLGLHHHGDDPHAAGYTIPELAILSRSSFPAQRCIAWQVLGRILFRLGKGQFGERGSTLVEGLWSVVEREGVVAGMLEEAGSSTSTPTRRADRDSTDSAAENEQDSANMQTSGFRRHASASAWAVEGVWLWQMGGSGDRGILKPGELRSQ; from the coding sequence ATGGCTTTACACGGTGAGCGATTCGAGCTCGATCTGGGTTCTGACACGGAGGATCATTCCCCGGCTTCTACCTCCATCCTTTCCATCCCGGGTGTCATCGGAGAAATCCAGGAACGCTCCCCCGCCGCACCGCCCGCACCTCCGACTCTGAAGTCCGCCAGTGGGTTTCCCGCCCATCGTCGTCGCGCAAAACAATCGGCATTTAAGCAACGACAGGCCCAGCCTAAAGCCGCACCTGCGGAAACAGAACAGCCGACTTCTGCCTTGCAAGATGACAAAACAGCGATTGGAGAACAGAATCGCCAGCAACTGGCATCTATGTCCGACGCGCAGATCAAACATGAACGCGAGGAGCTGCTATCTTCTCTCGACCCGTCATTACTCGAACGGTTTCTTCGTCGGGCTCGCATTGATGACGAAAACCCGGCGCCTTCGTCCTCTACCGCGACAATGAGCGACGATACCCAAACCACTGCAGCTCCTGCCCCAAAACCAGACCCGACTCCTTCCTCTATATCGCAACCAAAAGATAATAAGAAAGAGAGCAATACTCCTCGTATAGACGAAAGCGCTCCCTCAAAGATCCCCGAAGACCTCCACCCAGCAGCGAACTTTCCTCACTCCGGCTCCGTCCATTTTCCTACTCCGCCGCCTGGCACCACCATGCCAACATTAGATCCTTCATCGCCCTCCTTCCTATCCGACCTCCAAGCGCACTACTTCCCTAATATTTCCCACGACcattcctccctctcctGGCTTCAGCCACCCTCATCAGAACCAGATGAACCCGGagcccctccatcatccgcCTACCACCCAGGCAGTAGCGCTGAAGCTGTGCATCCAGCTTTTCTACGATTCTCTCTAACCGGCACAATACTGTCGCCCTCAACATCGCTCTCCTTACCGACAACACTAGGCCTACACCACCATGGCGACGATCCCCATGCTGCCGGATATACTATCCCCgaactcgccatcctcagCCGTTCCTCATTTCCCGCCCAACGCTGCATCGCCTGGCAAGTCCTCGGCCGTATCTTATTCCGCCTTGGAAAAGGCCAGTTCGGAGAACGAGGGAGCACACTGGTCGAAGGTCTTTGGTCCGTGGTTGAGCGCGAAGGTGTAGTGGCTGGGATGCTGGAGGAGGCAGGTTCGTCGACTTCTACCCCGACTCGCCGTGCGGATAGGGATTCTACGGATTCAGCAGCGGAGAATGAGCAGGACTCAGCAAACATGCAGACGAGCGGCTTTCGCCGTCATGCTAGCGCGTCAGCGTGGGCTGTTGAAGGTGTCTGGTTATGGCAGATGGGCGGCTCTGGCGATCGGGGCATCTTGAAACCCGGTGAGCTCCGATCACAGTAG